In Perca fluviatilis chromosome 3, GENO_Pfluv_1.0, whole genome shotgun sequence, the following proteins share a genomic window:
- the chst1 gene encoding LOW QUALITY PROTEIN: carbohydrate sulfotransferase 1 (The sequence of the model RefSeq protein was modified relative to this genomic sequence to represent the inferred CDS: deleted 2 bases in 1 codon): MQCSWKAVILLALASIAIQYTAIRTLTSKPFQLCPLPSPQNCGLGQETEPPFERGAAGGGSCDDYPYFTINATRKTHILVLATTRSGSSFVGQLLNQHQDVFYLFEPLYHVQTTLIPRLSHSRNAADRRVMLGASRDLLRSLYGCDLYFLESYIKPTPTNHTTDKLFRRGASRALCQQPVCDAFGPADMNVEEGDCVKKCAALNMTLATEACREKRHVAIKIVRVPEIGDLRALVEDPRLNIKVIQLVRDPRGILSSRIETFRDTYRLWRIWRATGRRPYNLDLSQLTVVCEDFLSSVSTGLNHPYWLKGKYMLVRYEDLARNPLLKTKEIYDYLGLPMDKNVEDWIHANTRGSNEPSAKHKFGTVRDSAANAESWRLKLSYDMVEYTQTVCQKVLHQLGYKAVKSVEELKNMSLSLVQDKTFVPFL, from the exons ATGCAATGTTCCTGGAAGGCAGTGATTCTGCTGGCCTTGGCCTCCATTGCCATCCAGTACACGGCCATCCGGACACTCACCTCCAAGCCTTTCCAGCTGTGCCCGTTGCCCAGCCCCCAGAACTGTGGTCTG GGCCAGGAGACAGAACCTCCCTTTGAGCGGGGAGCAGCAGGCGGTGGAAGCTGCGATGACTACCCTTACTTTACCATCAATGCCACACGTAAAACGCACATCCTGGTCCTGGCCACCACCCGTAGCGGCTCCTCCTTTGTTGGCCAGCTGCTCAACCAGCACCAGGATGTATTCTACCTGTTTGAGCCTCTTTATCATGTTCAGACCACACTGATTCCACGTTTGTCACACAGCCGCAATGCTGCAGACCGGCGTGTGATGCTGGGCGCCAGCCGAGACCTCCTGCGTAGCCTGTACGGTTGCGACCTCTATTTCCTGGAGAGTTATATCAAACCGACGCCCACAAACCACACCACAGATAAACTGTTCCGTCGTGGTGCCAGCCGAGCGTTGTGCCAGCAACCTGTATGTGATGCCTTTGGTCCTGCTGACATGAATGTTGAAGAAGGGGACTGTGTTAAGAAATGTGCGGCTCTGAACATGACCTTAGCAACGGAGGCATGCCGCGAGAAACGGCACGTGGCGATCAAAATTGTTCGAGTGCCGGAGATTGGAGATCTACGCGCGTTGGTGGAAGACCCACGGCTGAATATCAAAGTGATTCAACTCGTCAGAGACCCGCGTGGTATCCTGTCATCACGGATTGAGACATTCAGGGATACGTATCGTCTGTGGCGTATTTGGAGGGCCACAGGGCGAAGGCCCTATAATCTAGACTTGAGTCAGCTTACAGTTGTCTGTGAAGACTTTCTCAGTTCTGTTTCGACTGGTCTCAACCATCCCTATTGGCTGAAAGGGAAATACATGTTGGTTCGCTATGAGGATTTGGCTAGGAATCCGCTTCTCAAGACAAAGGAGATCTATGACTATCTGGGGCTGCCTATGGATAAAAACGTGGAAGACTGGATACATGCAAACACTCGGGGCAGCAATGAGCCCTCAGCAAAACATAAGTTTGGTACAGTGAGGGACTCAGCAGCTAACGCAGAGAGTTGGCGTTTGAAACTGTCTTATGACATGGTAGAATACACACAGACTGTTTGTCAAAAAGTACTTCACCAGCTGGGATACAAGGCTGTGAAATCAGTAGAGGAACTGAAAAATATGTCCCTCTCACTGGTACAGGACAAAACTTTTGTACCTTTTTTGTAA